From the Danio aesculapii chromosome 9, fDanAes4.1, whole genome shotgun sequence genome, one window contains:
- the gpr45 gene encoding high-affinity lysophosphatidic acid receptor: MFACNGSSLEACGLLEPIETEMQEADTALMPTTLRVALAAIMIFMITIGFLGNAIVCLIVYQKPAMRSAINLLLATLAFSDIMLSLLCMPFTAVTLATTDWSFGVGFCRVSVMLYWLFVLEGVSILLIISVDRFLIIVQRQDKLTPHRAKILIGASWALSLCVSLPSLVGWRTAGIGAQVPQCILGYSESLADRGYTVLLAVAVFFVPFGVMLYSYLCILNTVRRNALRIHNHTSEASVAISHVSKLGLTGLQRPQVNIDMSFKTRAFTTILILFIGFSVCWLPHTVVSLLSVFSRRFYLSPAFYPVSIGALWLSYLKAVFNPVIYCWRIRKFREACLEFMPKTFHLCPKIPGRSRRRIRPSNIYVCSSETQSSV; encoded by the coding sequence ATGTTTGCATGTAATGGCAGCTCATTGGAGGCATGCGGCCTTCTCGAACCAATAGAAACTGAGATGCAAGAGGCTGATACTGCCCTCATGCCCACCACTCTCAGGGTGGCACTGGCTGCCATAATGATCTTCATGATCACCATAGGTTTCCTTGGCAATGCTATTGTGTGTCTGATAGTGTATCAGAAGCCAGCAATGCGTTCAGCGATTAATCTGCTCCTGGCCACGCTGGCGTTTTCTGACATCATGCTGTCACTGCTATGCATGCCATTCACTGCGGTCACTCTTGCAACTACGGACTGGAGCTTTGGAGTGGGATTCTGTCGGGTTTCAGTCATGTTATATTGGCTGTTTGTTCTAGAAGGGGTGTCTATCCTTCTGATCATCAGCGTTGATCGATTCCTCATTATAGTTCAAAGGCAAGACAAGCTGACCCCACATCGGGCAAAAATCCTCATTGGTGCATCATGGGCTCTGTCGCTCTGCGTGTCCCTACCATCCCTTGTTGGTTGGAGGACAGCAGGGATTGGGGCACAAGTGCCgcagtgcattctgggatacAGCGAATCCCTGGCAGACCGGGGTTACACGGTGCTGCTTGCGGTTGCTGTGTTTTTTGTGCCGTTTGGTGTGATGTTGTATTCATACCTATGTATTCTCAATACGGTTCGACGGAATGCTCTGCGCATCCACAATCACACAAGTGAAGCCAGCGTTGCGATCAGCCATGTCAGCAAGTTGGGTTTAACCGGTCTACAGCGGCCCCAAGTCAACATAGACATGAGTTTCAAAACAAGAGCCTTCACTACCATCCTCATCCTTTTCATCGGCTTCTCCGTGTGCTGGTTGCCACACACAGTGGTGAGTCTGTTGTCCGTGTTCAGCAGACGCTTCTACCTCAGTCCTGCGTTTTACCCAGTGAGCATCGGGGCTCTTTGGTTGAGCTACCTAAAAGCGGTCTTTAACCCGGTGATATACTGCTGGAGAATCCGAAAGTTTCGAGAGGCCTGTCTGGAGTTTATGCCCAAGACCTTTCATCTCTGTCCCAAGATTCCTGGTCGAAGTCGCAGGCGTATAAGACCCAGCAACATCTATGTGTGCAGCAGCGAGACTCAGTCTTCAGTCTAG